One Vallitalea pronyensis genomic region harbors:
- a CDS encoding NHL domain-containing protein yields the protein MKQLLNKLETALSKIDHHFSIALIDIDFFIRYCIRFSEEQCHEAMNNIMAFFLQAFETEDVFYELGGDEFAIILHNHSIRSTEKRINHTLTRFKKERFLTHLGEDYKHVRMTFSAGIATFPENGGKDILCKKAVTALFLAKSLRRNHVSCYMENTEDHVNRILFNESLSIKSIIGRWGEIGHTHTPTPVSTCLLWEPQAIAMGGLGNLFIADQNNHQILCYHNGYVSPIAGNGTYGYSGDGSYADKAQLNKPTGLCIWDQKLYITDTGNDAVRMVDLITNQISTICGRGQAGYSGDGGLAVYAKLNKPGGIVVDKKNNIYINDIANNVIRKIDTNGIISTFAGNGRFGFSGDGGLASNASFNEIYNIAIDNKGNFLYIVDYLNHRIRKVDLNTNIIETCVGNGLSHDTVDNEDPLLSSLNRPVAVCLDSEGNLYIAEAGNSSIRVVSKKENKILTLVGGCGSGTGQREDIRTYKLTNPNGLAVYDNMLYILDGGNNRICKIKLTFLRGE from the coding sequence ATGAAACAATTACTCAATAAGTTAGAAACAGCATTGTCTAAAATCGATCATCATTTTTCTATTGCTTTAATTGATATTGATTTTTTTATTCGTTATTGCATACGATTTTCTGAAGAACAGTGCCATGAAGCCATGAATAACATCATGGCGTTTTTCTTGCAAGCGTTTGAAACAGAAGATGTGTTTTATGAGTTAGGTGGCGATGAATTTGCAATTATTTTACATAATCATTCTATTAGGAGTACCGAGAAACGAATTAATCATACGCTAACAAGGTTCAAAAAAGAAAGATTTCTTACACATTTAGGAGAAGATTATAAACATGTAAGAATGACTTTTAGTGCAGGGATAGCGACATTTCCTGAAAATGGCGGGAAAGATATTTTATGTAAAAAAGCAGTGACCGCATTATTCTTAGCAAAATCACTTAGAAGAAATCATGTGTCGTGTTATATGGAGAACACAGAGGATCATGTTAATAGAATCCTATTCAATGAATCCCTTTCAATCAAGTCAATCATTGGTAGATGGGGTGAAATAGGTCATACGCATACGCCCACACCTGTTTCAACATGTTTATTGTGGGAGCCACAAGCCATTGCTATGGGTGGACTTGGTAACTTGTTCATTGCCGATCAAAATAATCATCAGATACTTTGTTACCATAATGGTTATGTAAGCCCCATTGCTGGTAATGGTACCTATGGCTATAGCGGAGATGGCAGTTATGCGGATAAAGCCCAATTGAATAAACCAACTGGATTATGTATATGGGATCAAAAACTGTATATTACCGATACAGGTAATGATGCTGTTCGCATGGTCGATTTAATAACCAATCAAATATCGACTATTTGTGGTAGGGGTCAAGCAGGATATAGTGGCGATGGTGGGCTTGCTGTCTATGCAAAGTTAAATAAACCAGGTGGTATAGTAGTGGATAAAAAAAATAATATATATATCAATGACATTGCAAATAACGTCATAAGAAAAATAGATACCAATGGAATCATATCAACCTTCGCTGGAAATGGTCGTTTTGGATTTAGTGGTGACGGTGGTTTAGCCTCTAATGCATCTTTTAATGAAATTTATAATATAGCGATTGATAATAAAGGGAATTTTTTATATATCGTCGATTATTTAAATCATAGAATTCGGAAAGTTGATTTAAATACCAATATCATTGAAACATGTGTAGGAAATGGTCTATCTCATGACACTGTAGATAATGAGGATCCCCTATTGTCATCGTTAAATCGTCCAGTTGCAGTATGTCTTGATTCTGAAGGTAATCTATATATTGCAGAAGCAGGTAATAGTAGTATTCGTGTGGTAAGCAAAAAGGAAAATAAAATATTGACGTTAGTAGGAGGGTGTGGTAGCGGAACAGGACAAAGAGAAGATATTCGCACATATAAACTTACAAATCCTAATGGATTAGCGGTATATGATAATATGCTGTATATTTTGGATGGTGGAAATAATCGTATTTGTAAAATAAAATTAACTTTTTTGAGAGGAGAATAG
- a CDS encoding enoyl-CoA hydratase/isomerase family protein: MHAYISNDRIKILPLDRQPSNALDLLFLKELRNHIKVIENDNSIQCVIMTSKCRTIFSSGLDLSSLTDCKSREMRIRILKAVWCVHGIVKQIMNSKKIYIAAVNGAVIGSAVSIVMACDFIFAHKNAWFWLPDPQYGGLLADGGLDIIKMTVGIPNAKRIGMTNERIIAQDAKDMGIINHIIDNGCVEDFVQSFATDLLQHAFPTLQKTKAIINKGVLNRFQLIPFIQIVFSKELPKRLKKYNLGKP; encoded by the coding sequence ATGCATGCCTACATCTCAAATGACAGAATTAAAATACTCCCCTTAGATAGACAACCATCTAATGCATTGGATCTATTGTTTTTAAAAGAACTGCGTAACCACATAAAAGTCATAGAAAATGATAATAGCATTCAGTGTGTCATCATGACAAGTAAGTGTCGGACCATTTTTTCCTCTGGACTTGATTTAAGTAGCTTGACAGATTGTAAGAGCAGAGAAATGAGGATACGCATTCTTAAGGCTGTGTGGTGTGTTCATGGTATTGTTAAACAGATAATGAACTCCAAGAAAATATACATAGCAGCCGTAAACGGTGCTGTCATTGGTTCAGCTGTTTCCATTGTTATGGCTTGTGATTTTATATTTGCACATAAAAACGCATGGTTTTGGTTACCTGATCCTCAGTATGGGGGCCTATTGGCTGATGGTGGGCTAGATATCATTAAAATGACAGTAGGCATCCCTAATGCAAAAAGGATAGGCATGACCAATGAGAGAATAATTGCCCAAGATGCAAAGGATATGGGGATAATAAATCATATAATAGACAATGGTTGTGTAGAAGATTTCGTTCAATCATTTGCAACAGATTTATTACAACATGCATTTCCCACATTGCAAAAAACAAAAGCGATCATCAATAAAGGTGTATTGAATAGATTTCAATTAATACCATTCATTCAAATTGTATTTTCAAAAGAGTTGCCTAAGAGGCTTAAAAAATATAACTTAGGAAAACCATAA
- a CDS encoding B12-binding domain-containing radical SAM protein, whose translation MNKVILFYPSFLVNKGEKTLYTDLPLSIIALASQLYNNYDIEVIDERLDHYEEEEIIEKLHDVFMVGISATTSYQILNGLQFAEKVRSYSKKIKIIWGGWHASLMPEETIKHPLVDIVVIGQGEHTITKLAKCIKNNEHLDSVPNIIYKTKDGKCITTYKMVFNSSQIPHSMKDGYKCVDIDRYIHKAWGNQRLLGYESSRGCSSSCSFCSISALYHRKWYGLAAKSIVHDIQWLKDHYHIDALHFFDNNFFVHKKRAMEIAKLFIKNNLKLRWDGTIVTNQFLKLTQQEIEMLKQSGFYRIIVGVESGDEEVLKKINKKHTNKQILELIKRCKEFGLFPSLSFMVGFPWHPEKDTQHTISLIEKIKTLYSETEILLFIFSPYLGTPLYDIAKEYGMLFPSSLGEWSKFTYDKVNTPWVTNQLQKKINRYLSFFGTKKMTNDEQQFYQSFD comes from the coding sequence ATGAATAAAGTGATCCTGTTCTATCCGTCCTTTTTAGTTAATAAAGGTGAAAAAACCCTATATACAGATTTACCATTATCAATCATTGCACTAGCTTCTCAGTTATATAACAACTATGATATAGAGGTTATTGACGAACGATTAGATCACTACGAAGAGGAGGAAATTATAGAAAAATTGCACGATGTGTTTATGGTAGGTATTAGTGCTACAACCAGCTACCAGATACTTAACGGGCTGCAATTCGCAGAAAAAGTAAGATCCTATAGCAAAAAAATTAAAATTATATGGGGCGGTTGGCACGCTAGTTTAATGCCTGAAGAAACAATTAAACATCCGCTAGTGGATATTGTTGTTATTGGACAAGGCGAACACACCATAACCAAACTTGCAAAGTGTATCAAGAATAATGAGCATTTAGATAGCGTACCAAATATAATCTATAAAACCAAGGATGGTAAGTGTATAACAACATATAAGATGGTATTCAATAGCTCTCAGATACCCCATAGCATGAAAGATGGGTATAAGTGCGTCGATATTGATAGATATATACACAAGGCATGGGGAAATCAACGATTATTGGGCTATGAATCAAGTAGAGGCTGTTCATCCAGTTGTAGCTTTTGTTCCATTAGCGCACTTTATCACAGAAAGTGGTATGGTTTAGCAGCAAAAAGCATAGTTCATGATATTCAATGGCTAAAGGATCATTATCATATTGATGCATTACACTTTTTTGATAATAATTTTTTTGTGCATAAAAAAAGAGCTATGGAAATAGCTAAACTTTTTATTAAAAATAATCTAAAGCTAAGATGGGATGGCACCATTGTCACCAATCAGTTTTTAAAACTTACGCAACAGGAAATTGAGATGTTAAAGCAAAGTGGTTTTTATCGTATCATTGTTGGCGTTGAGTCAGGTGATGAAGAGGTATTAAAGAAGATAAATAAAAAGCATACCAATAAACAAATTTTAGAACTTATAAAAAGGTGTAAGGAATTTGGACTATTCCCATCGCTATCCTTTATGGTAGGTTTTCCGTGGCATCCCGAAAAGGATACCCAACATACGATTTCACTTATTGAGAAAATAAAAACGCTATATAGCGAAACAGAAATACTTTTATTTATCTTTTCACCTTACTTAGGAACCCCACTCTATGATATTGCCAAGGAATATGGCATGTTATTCCCAAGTTCTTTAGGAGAGTGGTCTAAGTTTACCTATGATAAAGTGAATACGCCATGGGTTACTAATCAGTTGCAGAAAAAGATAAATCGTTATTTAAGTTTTTTTGGTACGAAAAAGATGACCAATGATGAACAGCAATTCTATCAGAGTTTTGATTAA
- a CDS encoding 3-oxoacyl-ACP reductase family protein — MSLVNKTIIITGGSCGIGKAVVELLSAKGANVVFTYLKNEADAKKIVASCRGNAGHIQAYGVDVKDYRDVKELINKVIREYKHIDVIVNNAGIKKDKSLLYMEPSDWDDVMNTNLTGVFNVVKSAMPYLLKQRKGRIINMGSVSGISGLAGQTNYSSSKAGIIGFTKALAKEVATYNICVNTIAPGPVETNMLKGLAKEHLDKLLKSIPMKRMCTPREVAMTVNFLANEELSPPYLTGQVITLDGGGGI, encoded by the coding sequence ATGAGTTTAGTAAACAAAACAATAATCATTACAGGTGGTTCATGTGGCATTGGAAAAGCAGTCGTGGAATTATTGTCTGCAAAAGGAGCAAATGTGGTCTTTACATATCTTAAAAATGAGGCGGATGCAAAGAAAATAGTTGCATCATGTCGTGGTAATGCAGGTCATATACAAGCATATGGTGTTGATGTGAAAGATTATCGAGATGTCAAAGAGCTTATCAATAAGGTGATAAGAGAATATAAACACATAGATGTCATCGTTAATAATGCAGGCATTAAAAAAGACAAGTCGCTATTATATATGGAGCCCTCAGACTGGGATGATGTGATGAATACTAATCTAACCGGTGTATTTAATGTTGTAAAATCAGCTATGCCATATTTATTAAAGCAACGTAAGGGACGCATCATAAACATGGGTTCAGTAAGTGGTATAAGTGGGTTGGCGGGTCAGACCAATTATTCGTCTTCAAAAGCAGGTATCATAGGATTTACAAAGGCACTTGCAAAAGAAGTAGCCACCTACAATATATGTGTAAACACCATTGCCCCAGGACCAGTAGAAACAAACATGCTAAAAGGCTTAGCCAAAGAGCATCTGGACAAATTACTGAAAAGTATTCCTATGAAACGGATGTGTACACCTAGAGAAGTAGCAATGACAGTTAATTTTCTCGCAAATGAAGAGCTATCACCTCCGTATTTAACGGGTCAGGTAATAACCCTTGATGGTGGGGGAGGGATATAG
- a CDS encoding acyl carrier protein encodes MKIEEKVKEIIVSRLKDKAKVKTLTYSTPLLSLGIDSILALSILVEIEEAYDIEIDDSDLNMDKIKDIASFADLVRSCIENE; translated from the coding sequence ATGAAAATTGAGGAAAAGGTAAAAGAAATAATCGTATCACGATTAAAGGATAAAGCAAAAGTTAAAACCCTAACGTATAGTACACCATTATTGTCACTGGGTATAGATTCTATATTAGCCTTATCTATTTTGGTTGAGATTGAAGAAGCCTATGACATAGAAATTGATGATAGCGATTTAAATATGGATAAAATAAAAGATATCGCTTCGTTTGCAGATTTAGTAAGAAGTTGTATAGAAAATGAGTAA
- a CDS encoding alpha/beta hydrolase has translation MVGISLAVLIIYIIHNVIKGYQLVYEGSHPNRCHLINENNLPYRYRKFTFQSQDNLKMWAIEYIPDQKPKGTIIACHYLGGSKTSIYAYIEPLLKENYTVVSFDYINHGESESRRGNKYTLEDDMKRFFYKLKALDIKGPYGVMGFSMGATVAISALDITSEIAAVMVDSGPLIFVKEYFNHVLRSKKVKEPIRRIVFLFYYLYVIGFYKMSRRMKKRLLSMDDIPILMIHSKRDRTISYKNAEYVYQTLNANKSKLITVQRAHHMTNRTILRKEYDDYVIQFFERWLVNDDKAKNHYNSIK, from the coding sequence ATGGTAGGAATAAGTTTGGCAGTTTTAATCATCTATATAATACATAATGTGATAAAAGGTTATCAACTGGTATATGAAGGTAGTCATCCAAATAGATGCCATTTAATTAATGAAAATAACCTTCCTTATCGATATAGAAAATTTACTTTTCAATCACAAGATAATCTTAAGATGTGGGCCATTGAATATATACCAGATCAAAAGCCTAAAGGAACGATTATTGCCTGTCATTATCTAGGTGGTTCTAAAACATCCATATATGCCTATATTGAACCACTATTGAAAGAAAATTATACTGTTGTAAGCTTTGATTACATTAACCATGGGGAAAGTGAATCAAGAAGAGGTAATAAATATACATTAGAAGATGATATGAAACGATTCTTTTATAAATTAAAGGCATTAGATATAAAAGGTCCCTATGGTGTTATGGGGTTTTCAATGGGTGCTACCGTAGCAATAAGTGCTCTTGATATAACATCAGAAATAGCTGCAGTTATGGTTGATAGTGGACCCCTTATATTTGTGAAAGAGTATTTCAATCATGTATTAAGAAGTAAAAAAGTGAAAGAGCCTATAAGGAGAATCGTCTTTTTATTTTATTATCTATACGTCATAGGTTTCTATAAAATGAGTAGAAGGATGAAGAAGCGATTGCTCAGCATGGATGACATACCCATTTTAATGATACATAGTAAGCGGGATCGTACTATTTCTTATAAAAATGCTGAGTACGTCTATCAAACACTTAACGCTAATAAATCAAAACTTATTACAGTACAAAGAGCACATCATATGACAAACAGAACCATACTCCGCAAAGAGTATGATGATTATGTTATTCAATTTTTTGAGAGATGGTTGGTGAATGATGATAAAGCAAAGAATCATTATAATAGCATTAAGTGA
- a CDS encoding NHL repeat-containing protein has product MSKILQIELLINKDAGLSNPSGICYDGMHNTLFITDMQNKRVIKYHNKVVEELPVMCNRDKLCLKKPLAIAYRSNKLHITDAAHHCIFKYAHEYWEEVNITNNMEKAINLPGSIASDFEGNIYVSDFLHNRICKINLKEEVSVLKEIKCSKPYGIYLHEGILYVTDTGHKQIVWFDVKTNGHGVTVRSDFTPIAITVDEDGDLYISEHRKIYLFHQRSRVLELILDNHKWRQFGYDKLCHIGALVSISNQEFVFSDTIKNSVYKVSINKFWE; this is encoded by the coding sequence ATGAGTAAAATTCTACAGATTGAATTACTGATTAATAAAGATGCTGGATTATCCAATCCATCTGGAATATGTTACGATGGTATGCACAATACATTGTTTATAACAGATATGCAAAACAAACGTGTGATCAAGTATCATAATAAGGTAGTTGAAGAACTACCCGTTATGTGTAATCGTGATAAATTATGCTTGAAAAAGCCATTAGCAATCGCATATCGTTCCAATAAATTACACATAACAGATGCAGCACATCATTGTATATTTAAATATGCCCATGAATATTGGGAAGAAGTAAACATAACGAATAACATGGAAAAAGCCATTAATTTACCAGGAAGCATAGCAAGCGATTTTGAGGGAAATATTTATGTTTCTGATTTTCTTCATAATCGAATATGCAAAATAAACTTGAAGGAAGAAGTATCCGTCTTAAAAGAAATAAAATGCAGCAAGCCTTATGGTATATACTTACATGAGGGTATCCTTTATGTAACGGATACGGGTCATAAGCAAATTGTATGGTTTGATGTAAAAACAAATGGCCATGGTGTTACTGTTAGAAGTGATTTTACGCCTATTGCTATTACCGTTGATGAAGATGGTGATCTTTACATCAGTGAACATAGAAAGATATATCTTTTTCATCAACGATCTAGAGTCTTGGAATTAATATTAGATAATCACAAATGGCGTCAATTTGGCTATGACAAGCTTTGTCATATCGGAGCTCTTGTATCGATTTCAAATCAAGAATTTGTTTTCTCAGATACAATAAAAAACAGTGTCTATAAAGTATCCATAAATAAGTTTTGGGAGTAA
- a CDS encoding TetR/AcrR family transcriptional regulator produces MMIKQRIIIIALSEMLDKGIEHITIKKMAQKTGLNEDRLNDFFLFGDKELLMDVIEYAGEKWVHEIKASIHKVPNKDQKLNTLIYGYTMGSKKYPQSLSTYIDLWKLIKDKQDEYIKMRLKTIYNFYIAEFTHIVQDMGYQHIPYNALIAFGIFLTLISDVVHIQSLILDNKLDYDYMYRILNKLTKQFLIGEIV; encoded by the coding sequence ATGATGATAAAGCAAAGAATCATTATAATAGCATTAAGTGAGATGCTAGATAAAGGTATTGAACACATTACAATAAAAAAGATGGCACAGAAGACAGGGTTGAACGAGGATAGGCTTAATGATTTTTTTCTATTTGGTGATAAGGAACTTTTGATGGATGTTATCGAATATGCTGGTGAAAAATGGGTGCATGAAATAAAAGCGAGCATACATAAAGTGCCGAATAAGGATCAAAAGCTGAATACACTTATTTATGGTTATACCATGGGATCTAAAAAGTATCCACAGTCCCTTTCAACGTATATTGATTTATGGAAACTGATAAAAGATAAACAGGACGAGTACATTAAGATGCGATTAAAAACAATCTATAACTTTTACATAGCGGAGTTTACCCACATAGTACAAGATATGGGATACCAGCATATACCATACAATGCGTTAATTGCCTTTGGTATATTTTTAACCCTTATCAGTGACGTTGTACATATTCAATCATTGATACTTGATAATAAGCTTGACTATGATTACATGTATCGTATTCTAAATAAACTCACTAAACAGTTCTTGATAGGAGAGATAGTATGA
- a CDS encoding B12-binding domain-containing radical SAM protein → MMYKILLLALPSLSSCSSSLYDLTLYEFKSRNRLWSTPQLGLLTIGSMLSKISHNIDYVDLNYEEIASYNVDFVFMSPTTSQALTAYDYANKLRRRGIKVFMGGSHVSMLPNEALAHADAIFIGEAEDSMESFMHDLTTNSIQSMYVSTAKPDLKKSPVPMYELARKYPYKSVPVQLSRGCPHQCNFCLSSTIYGKMIRRKDMAQVRDELTVIKKLWKNPFIFFTDDNFLVSQHDSHQVLDILEELKLEWYAFTDISIYRKQDLLHRLAPSGCRKLLIGFESLNDKNLIELNSSGFKASKRLEYKKAIHTIQQHKIGVIGSFVLGLHEDNERTFDDLYEFIIDTCIYGTNITIATPFPGTRFYNNLKKNQTLSSTWSDYDGFSLLYDLPHMTKKVFLQKYVELIHKINSKERLNRVINYFKKL, encoded by the coding sequence ATGATGTATAAAATATTACTATTAGCTTTACCAAGTCTTTCCAGTTGTTCATCAAGTCTTTACGATTTGACACTTTATGAATTTAAATCCAGAAATCGTCTTTGGAGTACACCTCAACTTGGACTATTAACCATAGGAAGTATGTTATCTAAAATTAGTCATAACATTGATTATGTGGATTTGAATTATGAAGAAATAGCGTCCTATAACGTCGATTTTGTTTTCATGTCACCTACAACATCACAAGCGCTAACAGCATATGATTATGCCAACAAATTAAGACGCAGGGGGATAAAAGTTTTCATGGGTGGTTCACATGTATCGATGTTGCCAAATGAAGCTTTGGCACATGCTGACGCAATTTTTATCGGAGAAGCAGAAGATTCAATGGAAAGCTTTATGCATGATTTGACCACAAACAGCATCCAGTCAATGTATGTATCAACCGCTAAGCCAGATTTAAAAAAATCACCCGTACCCATGTATGAATTGGCCAGAAAGTATCCTTACAAAAGTGTTCCAGTTCAGCTTTCTCGAGGGTGCCCCCATCAATGCAATTTTTGCTTATCTTCCACCATATACGGAAAAATGATTAGAAGAAAAGATATGGCGCAAGTTAGAGATGAATTAACAGTTATAAAAAAACTATGGAAAAATCCCTTTATTTTTTTTACAGATGATAACTTTTTGGTTAGCCAACATGATAGTCACCAAGTTCTGGATATTCTGGAGGAATTGAAGCTTGAATGGTATGCTTTCACGGATATTTCAATCTATAGGAAACAAGATCTGTTACATCGTTTGGCACCATCTGGCTGTCGAAAACTTCTTATTGGCTTTGAAAGCTTAAATGATAAGAATCTCATTGAATTAAATAGCTCAGGATTTAAAGCATCTAAGAGACTAGAATATAAAAAAGCAATTCATACCATACAACAACATAAGATTGGCGTCATTGGAAGTTTTGTATTGGGTCTTCATGAAGATAATGAAAGAACCTTTGATGACTTATATGAATTTATAATAGATACCTGTATATATGGTACCAATATAACCATAGCGACACCTTTTCCAGGTACGCGCTTTTATAATAATTTGAAGAAAAATCAAACGTTATCATCAACTTGGAGTGATTACGATGGCTTCTCTTTATTATATGATTTACCCCATATGACAAAAAAGGTTTTTTTACAAAAGTATGTTGAGTTAATACATAAAATTAATTCTAAAGAACGTTTAAATAGGGTAATAAACTATTTTAAAAAATTGTGA
- a CDS encoding NHL domain-containing protein, with protein MQKNHDVLTGLFNKVWVEQFIGKSLQKKHHIAIALLNIDFFTNINEKIGKKNADDVLKKIGAFLSKDKDVFVARYGGDEFGILYVNKQDTFIREHVNTLKKDFRKTKFIHVSPYEKVPLTFSMGVALSSTALNGTFLLLKSAEIALLSAKKNGRNRVAFSQAKKMHFIKHEGVCTTVIGRSLKGQSRNKTMAYLASIAQPYGVDMDVNQCLLFVDRSNHQVKGVTNGRVHVIAGCGACGYDGDGQNPIYAKLCKPSGVAVHKSGKIYIADTGNHCIRKIENDVIFTVAGNKESGYRGDGANALEANLNRPGGIVVDNQGNLYTNDYGNNVIRKINVDGVITTIAGNGDYGYTGDHFSAVEASMDRPYGLCVKPDGKMLYIADYGNHCIRQVNLENGIIETLCGNGEAGYSGDHDSCYKAKLNGPYWLCIYDNKLYIADANNHCIRQIDLSTKIITTIVGNGEPGYVDERVNIANARLNIPAGIIKHKQHLYIADYGNNAIRKVVCDN; from the coding sequence ATGCAAAAAAATCATGATGTACTAACAGGCCTTTTTAATAAGGTATGGGTAGAACAGTTCATCGGTAAATCATTACAGAAAAAGCATCATATAGCCATTGCGCTATTGAATATTGATTTTTTTACAAATATTAATGAAAAGATTGGCAAGAAGAATGCAGATGATGTATTAAAGAAAATCGGAGCGTTTTTATCAAAAGACAAAGACGTTTTTGTTGCCAGATATGGTGGGGATGAATTTGGCATACTCTATGTCAACAAACAGGATACCTTTATTCGTGAACATGTGAATACCTTAAAAAAGGATTTTCGAAAAACAAAATTTATTCATGTATCGCCATATGAAAAAGTACCTTTAACATTTAGCATGGGTGTAGCCCTATCATCAACAGCGTTAAATGGTACATTTTTATTGCTAAAATCAGCTGAGATTGCTTTATTAAGTGCCAAGAAAAATGGGAGAAATAGAGTAGCCTTTTCTCAAGCTAAAAAAATGCACTTTATTAAGCATGAAGGCGTTTGTACAACAGTTATTGGGAGAAGTCTAAAAGGTCAATCAAGGAATAAGACCATGGCTTATTTAGCATCAATAGCTCAACCTTATGGTGTGGATATGGATGTGAATCAGTGTTTATTATTTGTTGATCGGTCCAATCATCAGGTTAAGGGAGTGACAAATGGTAGAGTACATGTTATAGCAGGATGTGGAGCGTGTGGGTATGATGGTGATGGACAAAACCCCATATATGCTAAACTCTGTAAACCTAGCGGTGTAGCCGTACATAAATCAGGTAAGATATACATTGCGGATACAGGTAATCACTGTATTCGAAAAATAGAAAATGATGTCATATTTACTGTGGCTGGCAATAAAGAAAGTGGTTATCGTGGGGATGGAGCCAATGCTTTAGAGGCAAATTTAAATAGACCAGGGGGTATTGTAGTTGATAACCAGGGTAATCTATATACCAATGATTATGGAAATAATGTAATTAGAAAAATTAATGTGGATGGCGTCATTACAACAATAGCTGGAAATGGTGACTATGGCTATACAGGTGATCACTTTAGCGCTGTGGAGGCTAGCATGGATAGACCTTACGGGCTATGTGTCAAACCTGATGGGAAAATGTTGTATATTGCAGACTATGGCAATCATTGTATACGTCAAGTGAATCTAGAAAACGGTATCATAGAAACATTGTGTGGTAATGGTGAAGCAGGTTATTCTGGTGACCATGATAGTTGTTATAAGGCAAAGCTAAATGGACCTTATTGGCTTTGCATATATGATAACAAATTATACATTGCAGATGCAAATAATCATTGTATACGTCAGATTGATTTGTCAACCAAAATCATAACGACTATCGTAGGTAATGGTGAACCGGGTTATGTGGATGAGCGGGTTAATATAGCCAATGCAAGATTGAATATACCAGCTGGGATTATCAAACATAAACAGCATTTATATATTGCAGATTATGGAAATAATGCCATAAGAAAAGTAGTGTGTGATAATTGA
- a CDS encoding flavodoxin family protein, which translates to MKGMLYYDSKYGSTKQVCQWIVSEITIGQITINHITERMKHNVDYFIIGTPIFIGKPMASVIDFCHANKHYFKDKPLFLFITSWAESTIYRDECKKFLDMLKFHFKGHHLILVESLPGKLVMDKITRKDRKIMERLLRRLDNMSNEFQSESILFNDQRSEKLSRNFGRRINEVLRDKSYLF; encoded by the coding sequence ATGAAAGGTATGCTATATTATGATTCTAAATATGGATCAACGAAACAAGTATGTCAATGGATTGTATCTGAAATTACCATAGGCCAGATTACGATCAACCACATAACAGAAAGAATGAAACATAATGTTGATTATTTCATTATAGGTACCCCTATTTTTATAGGTAAACCTATGGCAAGCGTTATTGATTTTTGTCATGCAAATAAGCATTATTTTAAAGATAAGCCCCTATTTTTATTTATTACCTCATGGGCTGAGTCTACGATATATCGCGATGAATGTAAAAAATTTTTGGATATGCTTAAGTTTCACTTTAAAGGACATCATCTTATTCTGGTAGAGTCTTTACCAGGTAAATTAGTTATGGATAAAATCACAAGAAAAGATAGAAAAATAATGGAAAGACTATTAAGACGATTGGATAACATGTCCAATGAGTTTCAGTCAGAGTCTATTTTATTTAACGATCAGAGAAGTGAAAAGTTAAGCAGGAATTTTGGTAGGAGGATAAATGAAGTTCTTAGGGATAAAAGCTATTTGTTTTGA